The nucleotide sequence GCTGGATGTGAATCTCCCCGATGCCACCGGCATCGACGTCGCACGCCGGCTGCGCGCCGCCGGAGACGACGTGGACATCCTCGCGGTGACAGCCCACAGGGATGTGGAGACGGTTCGAGCAGCTGCCTCGCTCGGAGTCGTCGGCTACCTCGTGAAGCCCTTCACCCGCGAGCAGCTGCTGCATCGCCTGGCCGCCTATCAGCAGTACCGCACCAGTCTGCGGGGAGAGCAGCCGCTCGATCAGGAGGCGATCGATCGAGCACTCGATGGGCTTCGGCCATTCGCAGCCTCGGGCAGCCCCAAGGGCCTGTCCCCTGAGACGCTGGAGCGCGTGGCCCAGGAGCTGGCGGCACTGCCGTGGCAGTCGGCGGCCGAGGTCGCGGCTGGGACGGGCATCTCCCGCGTGACGGCTCGGCGCTATCTGGAGCACCTGACCGAGGTCGACCGCGCACAGCGCCGGGCACGCCGCGGCACGGTGGGCCGACCCGAGATGGAGTATCGGTCCTGCGGCGAGTGAGGGCCCCGCTCGACGGCACCCGTGGCA is from Kocuria palustris and encodes:
- a CDS encoding response regulator produces the protein MSRELRVVVVEDEPLTRDAHLRFVQQVPGFEAAGSAATAAEALRAVSSLRREGRPADLLLLDVNLPDATGIDVARRLRAAGDDVDILAVTAHRDVETVRAAASLGVVGYLVKPFTREQLLHRLAAYQQYRTSLRGEQPLDQEAIDRALDGLRPFAASGSPKGLSPETLERVAQELAALPWQSAAEVAAGTGISRVTARRYLEHLTEVDRAQRRARRGTVGRPEMEYRSCGE